In Lactuca sativa cultivar Salinas chromosome 5, Lsat_Salinas_v11, whole genome shotgun sequence, the DNA window TATCACTTTATATCTAAAACAGAATCCATATGATACTTTTTATAATCCAAAATATTACAATCATCAGGAGGTAGAAATTAGGGTTAAGATGATAATTAATATGAAAATTCTTATTGACTAAACACTAAAAAACTCATAGAAATTCATCCAGAGAGACTGAGGGCTTTAAACTCTAATAGAAAAAACAAATCGTGTGTAGACAacgagaaaaccctagaaaaaccaaAATTAAGGAGTTCAGGATTGTAGAACTTAGAAAAACGAGTTGTGATTTGTGCTACAAATGAAAGAGGGGTATATGGAAATAAAACTTACACACTACTAGAAACCAGTATAGAAGCTGATGAAGACTACTTTAGGTTTGCGCGAGTTTACGATAGAGGATATCCAACTGATCGAATGACGTTGGCATGGAAATGGCGAGTCAACAACGAAGGTAGACGGACGACATGAAAGCCAACGAGGACGTGATTTCTAAGCTTTTCCTATACATCAAAGAGAGGCGATGCAAGTGGACGGTGGTGGAGCTGATTTTCCGGGCGGAGGAGGGATTCGAGTCGACGGGGGTTTGATTAGGGCTTTGGGAGAAAATTGTGTAGAGTTTTGGAAGAAATCATAGGGAAGGAAAATAAAAGCGTGGAATGAAAATAAAACGATGGAACGAAAATAGAAAGAAAAGCGGGGAATAAAAAAAGGAGTCTTCGATTTTCTGCGACCGATTGGCGAGGGGATAAAAAAAAAGGTCGTGTAATTTTTAGGAATCGGTCGCTGTTCCCTCGCTAAGAGGTTTTAATTTTGTGACGGATTATCGAGGGAAGGCTTTTGTCGATAAATTCTTACCAATCCGTCTTTGATTGCTCGGTAATACCTCTCTAAAATTCTGTAAGGGTTTTGGTTGAAATATTTGCGCGTTCCGTCACTAATCCCTCAGTAAGTCGTCACTGATTACCTGCGGATAGAATCCGTCGCTAATTTCGTTGCTGAAAGTCAGGTTTCTAGTAGTGAGTTAGGTATACGTTAAATTAGATATATCATAAGGATAAAGTCTTTAAAAAACGAACATCTTTTGTGGGTTCATTATTAAAGCCCGTATTTATGGAAGTTAAcaagatttattttattttattattattattatttttttaaattcaatttctaaaaaatgaaagaatgaatgaaataaaatatatAGTTTACATTAAACTTAACAATAATGATACTTGGAGCATTATAacataatatatattatattatatgaaGCCAATAATTAAACATTTCAATGAcaaaaataattgtttttaatcttttaataaatgtTAAATTAAATTTTGTAATAAGTGATGttttaaaataagttttattGACTTCTGGAGTTCAATCGTATGGTTAAAAGAATAACAAATTTATGTAaagaacaaaataaaataataatatgaaatcttcagaaaaaatattaaaaaaaatattcactACTTTTAGATAAACTTTTATagaaataataaaattatataaattacTCATCAATATTTGATTAGCACAAATCATTTAAATGATTCTTAAAACACTGATTTACTGACTGTATATTTTATATGCAATCTTACCTGAAATAGATATTCACTTAATGATTGAATATTTGACTTGGATATTATAAAATGATATAGGTATGTTTTTTCCTTTTTTAAGTTAAAAAGAATAACAGAAAATCTTTGTGACTCCTTTATATGTGTACCATTCCCATCGTCTGATCTTTATGTGCATTGCCAAAGCATACAAAAACTTGGCAGAGACAGACAGAGAGGAGGAGGTGGGGCACGGTGCATTAAATGGACGGTAGAGGTGGTTGTTGTATAGCAAGATGCTCCAGCAGTGGAGGTGGTGGTCGGATGAGCATGAGTTATGGTATGTCGAAGGTGGAGAAAATAATGCTCAAGTTCAGGCCCATCGCACCGAAGCCTCTAGCTGCTGGATCTGGTTCTAGTTGCTCCACGATGGAGGACACCGATGgctatggaggaactcgacgacgTAAGCGAAAGTACGTTAGGGTTAACGGCAACAAAGCGAAGAAGGATACAAGTACTGTTTCGAAGAAACGAAAGGCTTCAGCGTCTTTGCCTTCAGTAGTTTCTGGTGGTGGAGACGCGGTGGTGACGCTGTCCTTGATGCCGGAGACGCCGGATCGGAAGGAGAAGTCACCGGCCAGGAGTTCATCAACTGAAAATCAAGATCTGGTCATATCTCCGTCCCCCTTAGTAGTAAACCGTAACAAACTTGCACCGATCTATTTTGATGGTCACGTGCGAGGAACGGAGAGCCACTTGGTTCCTGTTACCGATCATTCTGTTGCGATGGCGTCACCTCTACCACTACGATCGCAGGTTGTTTCCTTCGTGACGATGGAAAGCGTGACAGAGAAGTGGCTGAACGGTGACGGAATAGGATTTACAGACGAAGCGAGGGTGATGAGCATGGAGACGGACGCGTGTCCGTCATTCATCACGAGCAGCCGTGACATGGTGGTGTGGACGAATAAGGCGTATAGTGAGATGACGGCCGGTGGTGTTGGAGACgagacggtggtggtggtgaagaaaTATAATCGGGTACCGATGCCGGTGTCTCTTCCGTCGTTCACGTGCAAGGTGAAGGTCACGTGGGGTACTGAAAAAACTTCGTCTTCTTCGAACCTCACGGCGCCGTGCGACGTGTGGCGGTTGCAGCACGGTGGTTATGCATGGCGGTTAGACGTTAAAGCAGCGCTGTCTTTGGGCCGCTAAATTAGCTGAAGTTGTGTTAGTTATACTTCGTCGATAAGCCTAGTTTTttgcttttaaaaaaaaaatccaatgaaGATAAAGGGTGTAGATTAAAAGACAATTAATCCATATCATTTGTACATGTTCTAATGTTCCTTATTTGATCCTTAATTACGTTACTaacatttattttaatgtttgttaTATTGTATTATTAATATCTCCCTTGTCTGGAAGGGTGTGCTTGTCGAGCAAATTAGTTTATCCCACATGAGCTCGATATGTTACAATTACTTCACGACTCTTCTTGGTGCCGTGGgcaaaaaaaaaacgaaacaatacgaaaaactaaaaataattgaaaaacaaGCAATTTGGTGGTAGGTTCTGTACAAAAACCAAATACAGATGGAAAAACTTATTCAAGAAAAGTAGGCATCCAGATTTTCGATGGGTTCCCACATGTGTCATCTTCAAACAAATCCCCTACAAATAGTTAGTTATTTCCAAAATATTAGGGTTAACCATACTATCCAAACTACATCCCCTAACTCTTACGTTTTTCCTGTTGATGCACAATGATCCATATAACAAATTCAGGGCCACAATCATTttgaaaaactttgattttttagAAATTAAATTGAGTTTGCACAAGTTTGATAAAGGCTGTTAATACCGAGTAGAAACTTGATTTGGTTTTTAATGGGTAAAACCATATGAAACGTGAGTAATCATCAACAAAAACTACATAATATAGATAGCCATTTAAGTAAACAAGTACTCGTCCCCACAAGTCATAATGAATTAAATCTAAAGGAAATAGAGAACGTTTAGAATTTAATTCAAATGGTAATCAGTGTCCCTTAGAAAGCTGACAAGGTTTGCAAATGTTTGATTTAGGTAAAACTAAAATAACATGTAAAGCACCTAATTTATTCAAAAAAGAAATAATATCAAATAAAACATGTCCAAGGCGATTATGCCataattcaaaagatgccttcTTAGAAACACTAGAAACTGCAACCAAAGCGGTTGGATGATCACGAAGCACATAGAGTCCCTCTTCACATATTCCTTGAGTTATCACTTGCTTGCTTTCCCTGTCTTGAATATGAGAAAATGGTTGAGAGAAGAGGACATCAACCAGATGATCCATGGTGAGTTTGCTAATAAACAAGAGATTTTTAGTGAGCTTGGGAATAACCAATACATCACATAATTCAAGTTTATTAGAAAGAATAGAACGACCCATATGAGCAATAAGGAGTTTAGCACCATTACCAACAGTGATATGCATAGTACTCGAATAAGGAGTTGAAGAAGAAACATTTTCTGATGAAGGTGTCATATGAGTTGTGGCACCGAGGTCAACATACCAGTCTGGGTTTCCTTGAGTGACATAACATTTGGAGTGAAAGGCCTGTGCAAGATTGTCATCCGAGTTTGACGCATTTGAAGCATACGTATGTAGGTTAGGACATGAGGATGCATAATGATCATTGGTACGACATAGTTGACAATGTGGGGGACGCCTACCCCCCACGACCCCTACCACCATTATAAGAACCACGAAAACCTCCTCCTCTTGAGTAGGATTGCTGATGGCCTCGAGAGGTAGTAGAACGAGACTGTTGATAGACAAAAGCAGCAGGAGGGGTGGTGCTGTCATGTATGGACTGAATAAAAATCTAATGACTATCCGCCTGAGAGAGTAGATCACGAAAAACTAGTGCATGTTTGGTTGTGCGAATAGTTGtggaaaatttttcaaaaaaagcaCCTAACCCACAAAGGAACCAATGAAGTTTATCCATTTCATCAACTGGCTGTCCTATGGCAGTAAGTTGATCACACACACTCTTGAACTTCCTACCATATTCAGAGACAGAGGAAGTATCTTTTGACATTTTTCGAAGAGAATCCCTTAGAGAATGGATTCTTCCAACAGTAGAATTGTTGTAGGCTTTTCTGAGAGCAGTCTAGATGTCACAAGATGTTGTGAGACCAAGAATTCCAGCCGCTGCCTCCTCTGTGAGAGAAGAGTCGAGAAGAATCACAACTTTCTGATCAAGTTCATGCCATGAAGTATAAGCAGGGTTTGGAGCATGCTTATCATCAACGAGAATGGTAGTTAGAGGGGCAACAAAGTCTCTTGTGATGTGAGACATTAGTTCTTGACAGGAAAGAATAGGAGGAATTTGATTGTTTCACAAGAGATAATTTGTGGAACACAACTTGATTGGAATCATGTGAAGAAGCGTATTCATGGAGAAggttcctgttggattagtgtctaagcccgtaaatatatttggtaagtacttgacccggttgtgcatggtccttttgggttgccttcaccaaagcaacttgacagggtgatttatgaaTAGAGAGGttaatatggtttattaatatattatatgaataatatattataggagaaatcatatagtttaattaatattagacaagaattaaatttgtggctaaaagacattaattaaatatcggggacttaaactgtcaaatgtgtgatagttgaatattgggttgAGGAGCCTCATGGACTAGGCATggatgaaattagggatgtcTCCATCCTAATTTTGTCCATAAGGGGCATATTCCAGAAGCTtccttggattgcttaaggccaaagctgtccattagggttttaactgaaaCCTTAGTAGCACCAGTATAaataagtgttgggttttgagcattctaacactcctaaggtgttcatgcaaccctaaattatAATCTCCCTAAAATATgacctaatttttttttgttttaataatactaaaaatcacatcatcgatAACATATCAACAAAACTGTGGAACAAGTATCCCAAAAGGTCATAACAAATGTAACATAATaaatgtatcaaaacatatcataGTTTCTGATGAAACCTCCGAGGATAAAAAGCTAAAGCTTTGGTGTGTGCAATGCTATCATCCCGaactcttccccttactagcggaagtacctgaaaccaaaaactgaaactgtaagcacgaagctttgtgagctcccccaaactaccacataccatacaatgacATATAAGCAAATATTGGGCCCCGCCCGTCATCAGACCGAATTCCGGaactaacttgggcctcgcccactacatcTGGCCCCACCCGGCATCGAACTGAAGTCCGAAATAACTTGGGtcccgcccactgcatcgggccccccccgacatcagaccgaagtctggaacataTAGCACATAACATAACCGAACATAACAGgcatgaatcacgaagacatcaagcatacatatctacttctcgggaccctcccggtatcggaccgaagtccgaaactactatctaaacaggccggcattgtggccatacacccgttactactggaaggaaactcacctcgtaactctggctgctgagatgctaaatcCAAAACTGGATGTCTGCCGCTCCGGAACTCTCCGACTACAattcccataaacactaaattaGATACTGATAACTgaactgagggtaaaatgactattttacccctgatcaaactcaaagtccttagtcaaggtcaacagtccatgttgaccttaactcgccgagttccttgaaactctttcccactcgccgagtcaccgaggtgactcgccgagtcaccgaggTGACTCGCCGATTTCTTACGATTTTTTGATCGAAAccctaaggccacccgtcgagtttccttctaGCAACACGACGGATACACACGCATTCATAACTTGGGGAAAACTCACCCGAATCGctgatttgttcatacaactcgtcgagactatggcaatcttcatcggactcgccgagttgctcatccaactcgtcgagttcacggccatcttcatatgaatcgctgagtcaaccttgcgactcgccgagtccatttagtcctttttccatacagacttgttttgagccatgcagcggctccaaatcacagatacaagcttctagggcatgcttttcacgt includes these proteins:
- the LOC111880534 gene encoding uncharacterized protein LOC111880534, with the protein product MDGRGGCCIARCSSSGGGGRMSMSYGMSKVEKIMLKFRPIAPKPLAAGSGSSCSTMEDTDGYGGTRRRKRKYVRVNGNKAKKDTSTVSKKRKASASLPSVVSGGGDAVVTLSLMPETPDRKEKSPARSSSTENQDLVISPSPLVVNRNKLAPIYFDGHVRGTESHLVPVTDHSVAMASPLPLRSQVVSFVTMESVTEKWLNGDGIGFTDEARVMSMETDACPSFITSSRDMVVWTNKAYSEMTAGGVGDETVVVVKKYNRVPMPVSLPSFTCKVKVTWGTEKTSSSSNLTAPCDVWRLQHGGYAWRLDVKAALSLGR